The following proteins are co-located in the Maridesulfovibrio sp. genome:
- the mnmG gene encoding tRNA uridine-5-carboxymethylaminomethyl(34) synthesis enzyme MnmG, protein MIRKQPPPEKFDLIVAGAGHAGCEAAMAAANLGLKTLLLTINVDRIGHLSCNPAIGGLAKGHMVKEIDALGGYMGIWSDKAGIQFRILNTRKGPAVRATRAQMDRSEYMRVVQKDIFSQDNLWVRQDIAESLIIEDGKAAGVVTGIGEKFLSRSVLLTTGTFLQGLIHIGLENFSGGRMGDPASIGMSKSLKEAGLTLGRLKTGTTPRLLKDSIDYDKLEEQRGDDPPQPFSFRTKKISLPQVSCHITYTNEKAHEAIRSGFERSPMFTGVIKGTGARYCPSIEDKVARFPEKDRHQIFLEPEGYDSPEVYPSGIPTSLPLDVQKRMIHSIEGLEQAQIVRPGYAIEYDFVPPTQLLPTLETKVLPGLYLAGQINGTSGYEEAAAQGLWAACNAFCKLTGRDPFLLSRDQAYIAVLVDDLVTKGTLEPYRMFTSRAEYRLLLREGNADLRLTEIGRELGLVKDDHWALYSAKKKGLDEVVEMINSTQIKPDQPTREIITKIGGTVPNKSVPLAAVLRQPELSITDMIHFKPEIENYADDILTEAETQIKYEGYLVRQQELVNKFRKMESVSLPEDLDYSAVAGLTREAVEKLTQVRPLTLGQASRISGITPAAVSSIEIHLKKIGAI, encoded by the coding sequence ATGATCAGAAAACAGCCGCCGCCGGAAAAATTCGACCTTATTGTCGCAGGTGCGGGCCATGCTGGTTGCGAAGCAGCCATGGCTGCCGCAAACCTTGGCTTGAAAACCCTGCTTTTGACCATCAATGTGGATCGCATCGGTCATTTGTCCTGCAACCCTGCCATCGGCGGGCTTGCCAAGGGACACATGGTTAAGGAAATTGACGCGCTGGGCGGCTACATGGGCATCTGGTCCGACAAAGCCGGAATCCAGTTCCGTATCCTGAACACCCGCAAAGGCCCTGCAGTCCGCGCCACGCGCGCACAGATGGACCGCAGTGAATACATGCGCGTGGTCCAGAAGGATATTTTTTCACAGGACAACCTTTGGGTACGTCAGGACATTGCTGAATCTCTGATAATTGAAGACGGCAAAGCTGCGGGCGTTGTGACCGGAATCGGAGAAAAATTCCTTTCCCGTTCGGTTCTGCTGACCACCGGAACATTCCTGCAGGGACTTATCCACATCGGTCTGGAAAACTTCAGCGGCGGACGCATGGGCGACCCGGCTTCCATCGGTATGTCCAAGAGCCTTAAAGAAGCAGGGCTGACGCTTGGACGACTCAAGACCGGGACCACTCCCCGTCTGCTCAAGGATTCCATTGATTACGACAAGCTGGAAGAACAGCGCGGAGATGATCCGCCTCAACCGTTCAGTTTCCGGACCAAGAAAATCAGCCTGCCGCAGGTAAGCTGCCACATCACTTATACCAATGAAAAGGCCCACGAAGCCATACGAAGCGGCTTTGAACGCTCTCCCATGTTCACCGGAGTGATCAAAGGAACCGGTGCGCGTTACTGTCCTTCCATTGAAGATAAGGTTGCGAGATTTCCGGAAAAGGACCGCCACCAGATTTTCCTTGAACCTGAAGGCTACGACAGCCCTGAGGTATACCCCAGCGGTATCCCCACCAGCCTTCCGCTGGACGTGCAGAAACGCATGATTCACTCCATCGAAGGCTTGGAGCAGGCTCAGATTGTCCGCCCGGGTTACGCCATTGAGTATGATTTCGTACCGCCTACCCAGTTGCTGCCTACACTTGAAACCAAGGTCCTTCCCGGTCTCTATCTGGCAGGCCAGATCAACGGAACTTCAGGTTACGAAGAAGCTGCAGCACAGGGACTCTGGGCAGCATGCAACGCTTTCTGCAAACTGACCGGACGCGATCCCTTCCTGCTTTCCCGCGATCAGGCATACATTGCCGTGCTGGTAGACGACCTCGTCACCAAGGGAACACTTGAACCGTATCGAATGTTTACTTCCCGTGCGGAATACAGACTGCTGCTCCGTGAAGGTAATGCCGACCTGCGACTCACTGAAATCGGCCGAGAACTGGGACTGGTCAAAGATGATCACTGGGCGCTTTATTCTGCCAAGAAAAAAGGGCTTGATGAAGTTGTGGAAATGATAAACTCGACCCAGATCAAGCCGGATCAGCCGACCCGTGAAATCATCACCAAAATCGGCGGAACAGTTCCCAATAAATCGGTCCCCCTTGCGGCGGTACTTCGTCAGCCGGAACTTTCAATAACAGACATGATTCATTTCAAACCTGAAATTGAAAACTATGCTGATGATATTCTCACTGAAGCGGAAACCCAGATTAAATACGAAGGTTATCTTGTTCGTCAGCAAGAACTGGTGAATAAATTCCGCAAAATGGAATCCGTATCCCTTCCTGAAGACCTTGATTACTCCGCGGTAGCAGGACTTACCCGGGAAGCAGTTGAAAAACTTACCCAAGTCCGGCCCCTGACCCTTGGGCAGGCAAGCAGGATTTCCGGAATTACTCCGGCAGCGGTATCCTCAATTGAAATTCATTTGAAGAAGATTGGTGCCATTTAA
- the rpsU gene encoding 30S ribosomal protein S21, whose protein sequence is MPGVYLEDSDNFEIALRRFKKQVEKAGVLSELKKRQHYEKPSVQRKKKKAAARKRLIKKCAKCQWVNI, encoded by the coding sequence TTGCCCGGTGTATATCTCGAAGATTCTGATAACTTTGAAATAGCTCTTCGCCGCTTCAAGAAGCAGGTTGAAAAAGCTGGAGTTCTTTCCGAACTCAAAAAGCGTCAGCACTATGAAAAGCCCAGCGTACAGCGTAAGAAGAAAAAAGCTGCTGCCCGCAAAAGGCTCATCAAAAAATGCGCAAAATGTCAATGGGTTAATATATGA
- a CDS encoding GatB/YqeY domain-containing protein has protein sequence MSLIEQIDKDYIAAFKAKDDVKKAVLRHLKTAIKNRTVELKGEILSDDEVLDLVAKQIKQRKDSIEQYNAAGRPELAEIEAVEVEALSGYMPEQLSEEEIAAAIDKAIADLGASSMQDMGKVMKAITEAYKGQVDGKVVSGLVRARLS, from the coding sequence ATGAGTCTCATTGAGCAGATTGATAAAGACTACATTGCGGCCTTCAAGGCCAAGGATGATGTAAAGAAGGCGGTTCTGAGACACCTCAAGACTGCCATCAAAAATCGCACTGTTGAACTGAAAGGGGAAATCCTTTCAGACGACGAAGTACTTGATCTTGTTGCAAAGCAGATCAAGCAGCGTAAGGATTCTATTGAGCAGTATAATGCTGCGGGGCGTCCCGAGCTGGCCGAAATTGAGGCTGTTGAAGTCGAAGCTCTTTCCGGCTACATGCCGGAGCAGCTTTCTGAAGAGGAAATTGCTGCTGCTATTGACAAAGCGATTGCCGATCTTGGCGCATCGTCCATGCAGGATATGGGTAAAGTGATGAAAGCCATCACTGAAGCCTATAAAGGACAGGTTGACGGAAAGGTCGTTAGCGGCCTCGTTCGTGCCCGTCTCTCCTGA
- the rsmA gene encoding 16S rRNA (adenine(1518)-N(6)/adenine(1519)-N(6))-dimethyltransferase RsmA yields the protein MQTRHRAKKSLGQNFLQDANIARKIVDSLKITEKDSIIEIGPGQGALTKFILEAGPESLTLVEKDRDLAPALEAEYPDARVELEDALKFDWAGLDSDKNWKIVGNLPYNVASKIMWDIAALCNATCVFMVQHEVAQRVTSGPGSKKYGAISVWIQSFCRTDYLFKVPPTVFKPKPKVDSAVIKFFPLPDEEKPSDIEGLAKLVKYCFQYRRKQLGKILKSFTSDELDQWAEKEGISLTDRPEALSPLQFQSLYKCVKNDFPS from the coding sequence GTGCAAACAAGACACAGAGCCAAAAAAAGCCTCGGGCAGAACTTCCTGCAGGATGCGAATATAGCGCGTAAGATTGTAGACAGCCTTAAGATCACGGAAAAAGATTCAATTATTGAGATCGGTCCCGGGCAGGGCGCTTTGACAAAATTTATTCTTGAAGCTGGGCCGGAGAGCCTTACCTTGGTTGAAAAAGACCGCGATTTAGCTCCAGCCCTTGAAGCTGAATATCCGGATGCACGGGTCGAACTTGAGGATGCCTTGAAGTTTGATTGGGCAGGTCTTGATTCTGATAAAAACTGGAAGATTGTTGGTAACCTTCCTTACAACGTGGCTTCGAAAATTATGTGGGATATCGCCGCGCTGTGCAATGCTACCTGTGTTTTTATGGTTCAGCATGAAGTTGCCCAGCGGGTAACATCCGGGCCGGGATCTAAAAAGTATGGTGCGATCAGTGTCTGGATTCAGAGTTTCTGTCGAACAGATTATCTTTTCAAGGTTCCACCTACTGTTTTTAAGCCGAAACCGAAGGTCGACTCCGCAGTCATAAAATTTTTTCCGCTGCCAGATGAAGAAAAACCCAGTGATATTGAGGGGCTTGCGAAGCTGGTAAAATACTGTTTTCAATACAGACGCAAACAATTGGGTAAGATATTGAAATCATTCACTTCTGATGAGCTGGATCAATGGGCTGAAAAGGAGGGGATTTCCCTTACAGATCGGCCGGAAGCCTTGTCACCACTGCAATTTCAAAGCCTTTATAAATGCGTTAAAAACGATTTTCCCTCTTGA
- a CDS encoding endonuclease MutS2: MEPRSLQLLEFPKVLNVLSGHCVSTSGAEACLALSPMDDAGSINSTAQFFRQGQNFVKETGFRLGTFPPLEGLFQYLVKPNNVLDADALYALVQTLGQALTLKEALEIAEKREWDTIIEFLEGVSWPEKTFSGLKRCLDQDGNIKDESSPELYDIRQSIRSLHQRCSKKVRDFIHGEDISRFLQDDFMTITNDRYVLPLKTNFKGRLQGIVHDYSNTGETCYFEPMFLVELNNSMQELKQQERTEELKILTYLTGLVRSEYDQCEAAYVFLVEYDVLQAKINFAEAVKAVAVDVQSGAGFDLRGARHPLLAAAEGGVNPLNIELPTEQKVLIVSGGNAGGKTVCLKTVGLLSVMAFSGIPVPVEKGSVLPLFKEIFVIMGDEQSLEENVSTFSAQIQSISRIWDSMDSSTLFILDEFGSGTDPAQGAALAQAVVDGLLENGVTCFAATHFPALKTYALVTEGVRAASVLFDPSTKKPLFSLAYDQVGASIALDVAREHGFPESLLAKAEQYLLMEGSDSGSVMNRLNELAVSREKELEEMNRIKAKLEDKRAKLEEKFERERLTVLADVKKQAQSVLKEWQDGKIGRKQALKKLSEARSTIGGDEKPKDDVKPFSFDDIKVGKPILNISWNRKGMVIEKDERKQRIKVDMDGVAMWIPADQLGPVGKKAVQEKVRQVVDKADKKAPKGEMTLKIDLRGKRADIAISELGRFFDQALLRGATELEIVHGRGTGVLRREVHIFLDDNPAVAGYSLAPEDRGGDGMTEVELV, encoded by the coding sequence ATGGAGCCAAGATCTCTCCAGTTACTTGAATTTCCGAAAGTTCTTAATGTCCTTTCCGGCCACTGTGTTTCCACGTCCGGTGCAGAGGCTTGTCTTGCCCTGTCTCCCATGGATGACGCCGGTTCCATTAATTCCACAGCTCAATTTTTCAGGCAGGGTCAGAATTTCGTAAAAGAAACGGGATTCAGGCTCGGCACATTCCCTCCGCTGGAAGGACTTTTTCAGTATCTGGTCAAACCGAATAACGTGCTCGATGCTGATGCTCTTTATGCGCTGGTCCAGACTCTTGGGCAGGCCCTTACTCTCAAGGAAGCCCTTGAAATAGCAGAGAAGCGCGAGTGGGATACTATCATCGAATTTCTTGAAGGTGTAAGTTGGCCCGAAAAAACATTTTCCGGTCTCAAGCGTTGCCTTGATCAGGACGGAAATATTAAAGATGAAAGTTCCCCGGAACTTTATGATATACGCCAATCCATTCGTTCCCTGCATCAACGTTGCTCTAAAAAAGTGCGTGATTTCATCCACGGCGAGGATATTTCCCGTTTTCTGCAGGATGATTTCATGACCATCACCAACGACCGTTACGTTCTGCCGCTGAAGACAAACTTTAAAGGCCGTCTGCAGGGGATCGTTCACGATTATTCCAATACCGGTGAAACCTGCTATTTTGAGCCCATGTTCCTCGTGGAGCTCAATAACTCCATGCAGGAACTCAAGCAGCAGGAAAGGACTGAAGAACTCAAGATTCTGACCTATCTGACCGGACTGGTTCGTTCGGAGTACGATCAGTGCGAGGCTGCATACGTTTTTCTGGTTGAATACGATGTTCTACAGGCCAAGATAAATTTTGCGGAAGCAGTTAAAGCTGTCGCCGTTGACGTTCAGTCCGGTGCAGGCTTTGACCTTCGCGGTGCGCGTCACCCTCTTCTCGCCGCTGCAGAAGGCGGGGTTAACCCGCTTAATATTGAACTGCCTACTGAGCAGAAAGTCCTTATTGTCAGCGGCGGTAACGCCGGTGGTAAGACCGTCTGTTTGAAGACTGTCGGGTTGCTTTCAGTCATGGCTTTCAGTGGAATTCCCGTTCCGGTTGAAAAAGGCTCCGTACTTCCGTTGTTTAAGGAAATCTTCGTTATTATGGGTGACGAACAGTCTCTTGAAGAAAACGTAAGTACCTTTTCCGCTCAGATTCAGTCCATCAGCCGCATTTGGGATTCAATGGATTCCTCAACACTGTTCATTCTTGATGAATTCGGTTCCGGTACCGATCCGGCACAGGGTGCTGCTCTGGCACAGGCTGTGGTTGACGGACTGCTTGAAAATGGCGTGACCTGTTTTGCTGCAACTCACTTTCCGGCACTTAAGACTTATGCTTTGGTGACCGAAGGAGTACGTGCAGCCAGCGTGCTTTTTGATCCTTCTACCAAGAAGCCGCTTTTCTCCCTTGCCTATGATCAGGTTGGTGCTTCCATTGCGCTTGATGTTGCTCGCGAGCACGGTTTTCCTGAGTCCCTGCTTGCCAAGGCCGAGCAGTATCTGCTCATGGAAGGTTCTGATTCCGGTTCAGTTATGAACAGGCTTAATGAGCTTGCGGTAAGCCGGGAGAAAGAGCTTGAAGAGATGAACCGCATCAAAGCCAAGCTGGAGGATAAGCGCGCCAAGCTGGAAGAAAAGTTTGAGCGTGAACGTCTTACAGTTCTTGCTGATGTTAAAAAACAGGCTCAAAGCGTTCTTAAAGAATGGCAGGACGGTAAGATTGGCCGTAAGCAGGCTTTGAAAAAACTTTCTGAAGCGCGCTCTACAATCGGCGGTGATGAAAAGCCGAAAGATGATGTAAAGCCGTTTTCCTTTGACGATATCAAGGTAGGCAAGCCTATACTGAACATCAGCTGGAACCGTAAGGGTATGGTCATTGAAAAAGATGAACGTAAACAGCGGATCAAGGTTGATATGGACGGCGTAGCAATGTGGATTCCCGCAGATCAGCTTGGTCCTGTCGGCAAAAAGGCTGTGCAGGAAAAAGTGCGTCAGGTTGTAGATAAAGCCGACAAGAAAGCTCCCAAGGGTGAAATGACCCTCAAGATCGACCTGCGCGGTAAACGGGCTGATATTGCGATCAGCGAACTTGGACGTTTCTTTGATCAGGCACTGCTGCGCGGTGCTACTGAGCTTGAGATTGTTCATGGGCGCGGAACCGGGGTCTTGCGTCGCGAAGTGCATATTTTTCTGGATGATAATCCGGCTGTTGCCGGATACAGCCTTGCCCCGGAAGATAGGGGCGGCGACGGTATGACCGAGGTTGAATTAGTATAG
- the mtnP gene encoding S-methyl-5'-thioadenosine phosphorylase, with amino-acid sequence MAVIGIIGGSGLDNPDILKDAKDSEVSNKWGSPSSPIKSGTIAGKEVHIIGRHGREHTIPPTYVNNRANIQALKDLGCDCILATTAVGSLREEIDRGHLVIIDQFIDFTRKRELTFFESFEPHAPAHTPMAEPFDADLRAKMTAACDELGVTVHDKGTVVTIEGPRFSTRAESHMFRAWGADIINMSSAPEAILANEAGIPYAAVAMSTDYDCWKTDEAPVTWDDILAIFKANAENVTSMLIKTIENI; translated from the coding sequence ATGGCAGTAATCGGAATCATCGGCGGCAGCGGACTCGACAATCCTGACATTCTGAAAGACGCAAAGGACTCGGAGGTTTCCAACAAATGGGGTTCCCCAAGCTCCCCCATCAAATCCGGCACCATTGCCGGAAAAGAAGTCCATATCATCGGTCGCCACGGACGCGAACACACAATCCCGCCGACCTACGTTAACAACCGGGCAAACATTCAAGCACTGAAAGATCTCGGCTGTGACTGTATCCTTGCCACCACTGCAGTCGGATCATTGCGTGAAGAAATCGATCGCGGACACTTGGTCATCATCGACCAGTTCATCGATTTTACCCGCAAGCGTGAACTTACATTTTTTGAAAGCTTTGAACCGCACGCCCCGGCCCATACTCCCATGGCAGAACCTTTTGATGCTGACCTGCGCGCCAAAATGACCGCAGCCTGCGATGAACTCGGTGTTACTGTTCACGACAAAGGGACAGTAGTAACCATCGAAGGACCGCGTTTTTCCACCCGCGCTGAATCACATATGTTCCGTGCATGGGGAGCCGACATCATAAATATGTCTTCTGCGCCTGAAGCCATTCTCGCCAACGAGGCCGGAATCCCCTATGCCGCAGTTGCCATGTCCACTGACTACGATTGCTGGAAGACCGATGAAGCACCCGTCACATGGGATGATATCCTCGCCATTTTCAAAGCCAATGCCGAAAATGTTACTTCCATGCTGATTAAGACTATTGAAAATATTTAG
- a CDS encoding PxxKW family cysteine-rich protein, producing the protein MAKKNARVHALEGAEMTAEGLSYKGVILETVVEQCDGCERAVDFEGKNYCPSYAQPAKKWAHSVCNFATHVRAGVDKEGKVKVNPLKASKRAARGR; encoded by the coding sequence ATGGCTAAAAAGAATGCAAGAGTACACGCACTCGAAGGTGCAGAAATGACTGCTGAAGGTCTTTCCTACAAAGGCGTAATTCTCGAAACCGTTGTTGAACAGTGTGACGGTTGTGAACGCGCAGTTGATTTCGAAGGTAAAAACTACTGCCCCAGCTACGCACAGCCCGCTAAGAAATGGGCTCACAGCGTATGCAACTTCGCAACTCACGTGCGTGCCGGTGTTGACAAAGAAGGTAAAGTAAAAGTTAACCCGCTTAAAGCATCCAAGCGTGCTGCACGCGGTCGCTAG
- a CDS encoding M20 family metallo-hydrolase has protein sequence MPTQLLSKIDDMKDAALDLHAKLVAIPAIGPTNNGTGEKAKADFLTEYLKENGFGEVKSYNAPDDRVECGYRPNLVTIIPGQDRSRTLWIISHMDVVPVGDLSLWNTDPFKMVQDGDAIYGRGVEDNHQGLVSSVVAAKALLESDLTPGINIGLIFVSDEETGSHYGLEYIVKEHEDLFKKNDLFLVPDSGEPDSALVEIAEKSSVWFKVTVEGKQCHASTPEQGVNSLVAAAAMIMEVPELQYHFDEEDELFSPPYSTFEPTKKEANVENINTIPGKDVFYIDCRVLPTYDLQEVIDQVKGMGLYVAEEYGVKVTVDVESESQAAPPTPADAEIVEKVVDAVKEVYGVDARPGGIGGGTVAVHLRERGYQTVVWSTLLHQAHQPNEKGSISNTLNDAKVMALLPF, from the coding sequence ATGCCCACTCAGCTTCTTTCAAAAATTGACGACATGAAAGACGCAGCTCTCGACCTCCACGCCAAGCTGGTTGCCATTCCTGCCATAGGTCCCACTAACAATGGAACCGGGGAAAAAGCCAAAGCAGACTTCCTGACCGAATACCTTAAGGAAAACGGATTCGGCGAAGTCAAATCATACAACGCGCCGGATGACAGAGTTGAGTGCGGTTACAGGCCCAATCTGGTTACTATCATTCCCGGTCAGGACCGTTCCAGAACCCTCTGGATCATCTCACATATGGATGTTGTTCCCGTAGGAGACCTCAGCCTCTGGAATACTGATCCATTCAAGATGGTTCAGGATGGCGATGCTATTTACGGACGCGGCGTTGAAGACAACCATCAGGGCTTGGTAAGCTCTGTAGTTGCAGCGAAAGCCCTGCTTGAGTCCGACCTGACTCCGGGCATCAACATTGGACTCATTTTTGTTTCTGATGAAGAAACTGGCTCACATTACGGCCTTGAGTACATTGTTAAAGAACATGAAGATCTCTTCAAAAAGAATGATCTTTTTCTCGTTCCAGATTCCGGCGAACCTGACTCTGCACTGGTTGAAATTGCGGAAAAATCATCCGTATGGTTCAAGGTTACAGTTGAAGGCAAACAGTGCCATGCTTCCACCCCTGAACAGGGCGTGAACTCTCTTGTGGCAGCTGCTGCCATGATCATGGAAGTGCCAGAACTGCAATACCACTTTGATGAAGAAGATGAACTTTTCTCCCCACCCTATTCCACTTTTGAACCTACTAAAAAAGAAGCCAACGTCGAGAACATCAACACCATTCCCGGTAAGGATGTTTTCTACATCGACTGCCGCGTGCTGCCCACTTACGACCTGCAGGAAGTAATTGATCAGGTCAAAGGAATGGGCCTTTACGTTGCAGAAGAGTACGGCGTAAAAGTCACTGTGGATGTTGAAAGCGAGAGTCAGGCCGCACCTCCTACCCCGGCTGATGCCGAAATCGTGGAAAAAGTTGTTGACGCTGTTAAGGAAGTTTACGGCGTGGATGCCAGACCCGGCGGAATCGGCGGAGGAACCGTTGCCGTGCACCTGCGTGAGCGCGGCTACCAGACTGTTGTCTGGTCCACCCTGCTGCATCAGGCCCACCAGCCCAATGAAAAAGGTTCCATCAGCAACACTCTCAATGATGCAAAAGTAATGGCACTTCTGCCGTTCTAG
- a CDS encoding HU family DNA-binding protein, with protein sequence MTKAELVVKIAEKAGMTKADAERCLNYFLDTVEETLVNEGKLTLTGFGTFQVDERKERVGRNPRTGEEIKIPACKVVKFRPGKLLKDAVK encoded by the coding sequence ATGACTAAGGCTGAACTCGTTGTTAAGATTGCTGAGAAAGCAGGAATGACCAAAGCTGATGCAGAACGTTGCCTGAACTACTTTCTGGATACAGTAGAAGAAACCCTCGTTAACGAAGGTAAACTGACTCTTACAGGTTTCGGTACTTTCCAGGTTGACGAAAGAAAAGAGCGCGTAGGTCGCAACCCCCGCACCGGTGAAGAAATTAAGATTCCCGCTTGCAAGGTTGTAAAATTCCGCCCCGGTAAGCTTCTGAAAGACGCTGTAAAGTAG
- a CDS encoding adenine phosphoribosyltransferase, which yields MNLRDYIRDIPNFPKEGIVYFDITPLLAAPKAFQYTIDQLAERFADYKIDKIAAAEARGFIFGAPLATKLDIGFVPIRKPGKLPYETISVSYDLEYGTDNLSMHIDAIAKDENVLLIDDVLATGGTAEGMVKLVEKAGGKVSGMGFIAELTFLNGKSKLSGIDTTSLIQL from the coding sequence ATGAATCTGAGGGATTATATCCGCGATATACCCAACTTTCCTAAAGAAGGTATCGTATACTTTGACATTACCCCGCTTCTGGCTGCGCCGAAAGCTTTCCAATATACAATCGATCAGCTCGCTGAACGCTTTGCTGATTACAAAATAGACAAAATTGCCGCAGCAGAAGCCCGTGGTTTCATCTTCGGAGCACCGCTGGCCACCAAGCTCGACATCGGCTTCGTGCCTATCCGCAAACCCGGCAAACTGCCTTACGAAACCATTTCCGTAAGCTACGATCTTGAGTACGGAACCGACAACCTGAGCATGCACATTGATGCTATCGCTAAAGACGAAAATGTCCTGCTAATTGACGATGTTCTTGCAACCGGCGGAACTGCTGAAGGAATGGTTAAACTGGTCGAAAAAGCAGGCGGTAAGGTTTCCGGTATGGGATTTATCGCCGAGCTGACTTTCCTTAACGGGAAAAGCAAGCTGAGCGGCATTGACACCACCAGCCTCATCCAGCTTTAA
- a CDS encoding amidohydrolase produces MQPAKCNLIIKGSYILTQNEDRELIEDGAIAISGKTIAAVGKSADVEKEWVAEETVDCGKSVILPGLINSHTHVPMTLMRGVADDLPLLEWLHNYMFPIESGLTKDLVELGARLGCAEMIASGTTAILDGYMYEDVVGKAVEETGMKAVLGEGFFKFPSPFFKTAQDAWDVIEGLHNKFAGHERIKTAVTPHAVFTTDPAQLAESMELAERLDLLWQIHAAESVPETKLTLETFGKRPIEILKEYGLLRERTRLHHCVDVTDEEISWIKNAGTMIAHNPQSNLKLGSGICPLTKFIDAGITTGLGTDGAASNNNLDMFDEMRTAAMLQKGFLQDPEAMPAQEVLDMATLSGAKFLGFDDCGAIKAGMKSDIIAIDMDKMHLKPVYNPLSHVIYSAGGQDVCLNICDGKILYRDGKFNTADVETISREAEKAVEWALKRLENR; encoded by the coding sequence ATGCAACCGGCAAAATGTAATTTGATCATTAAAGGCTCTTACATTCTTACTCAAAATGAAGACCGTGAGCTGATTGAAGATGGAGCTATTGCTATCAGTGGTAAGACAATTGCCGCTGTGGGCAAGAGTGCTGATGTTGAAAAAGAGTGGGTTGCGGAAGAAACCGTTGATTGCGGCAAGTCCGTCATCCTGCCCGGCTTGATCAACTCACACACCCACGTACCCATGACCCTCATGCGTGGAGTGGCAGACGACCTGCCACTACTGGAATGGCTTCATAATTATATGTTTCCCATCGAATCAGGTTTGACCAAGGATCTGGTTGAACTTGGAGCACGGCTTGGCTGCGCGGAAATGATTGCCAGCGGAACCACTGCCATACTCGACGGATATATGTATGAAGATGTTGTCGGCAAAGCTGTGGAAGAAACAGGGATGAAAGCTGTGCTCGGGGAAGGCTTTTTCAAATTCCCCTCGCCTTTTTTCAAGACCGCACAGGATGCATGGGACGTAATTGAAGGACTGCACAACAAATTTGCAGGACATGAACGCATTAAAACTGCGGTTACACCTCACGCCGTATTTACAACTGACCCTGCTCAACTGGCAGAGAGTATGGAACTTGCGGAACGGCTGGACCTTCTCTGGCAGATACATGCAGCTGAATCCGTACCGGAGACCAAGCTTACGCTGGAAACTTTCGGTAAACGGCCCATTGAGATCCTAAAAGAATACGGATTACTGCGTGAACGCACACGCCTGCACCACTGCGTGGATGTCACAGATGAGGAAATCAGCTGGATTAAAAACGCCGGAACAATGATTGCCCACAATCCGCAGTCAAATCTTAAATTAGGTTCAGGTATTTGCCCCCTGACCAAATTTATTGATGCCGGAATAACAACCGGACTTGGAACAGACGGAGCTGCCAGCAACAACAATCTGGACATGTTCGACGAGATGCGCACAGCAGCCATGCTTCAAAAAGGATTTCTGCAAGATCCCGAAGCCATGCCTGCACAGGAAGTTCTTGATATGGCAACCCTGTCCGGAGCTAAGTTTTTAGGATTTGATGACTGCGGGGCAATTAAAGCTGGAATGAAATCAGACATCATTGCCATAGATATGGACAAGATGCACCTTAAACCTGTATACAACCCCCTCTCGCACGTAATTTACTCCGCCGGAGGACAGGATGTATGCCTGAACATATGTGATGGCAAGATCCTCTACCGGGACGGTAAATTTAATACTGCTGATGTGGAAACTATTTCACGGGAAGCGGAAAAGGCGGTAGAATGGGCCTTGAAACGGCTTGAAAACCGCTAA